The DNA region ATTAGTCAAATCAATGTTAATGGTGTTGAAATTCCTATCGTATTTGAAAAGGATGCTTCACTCCCTCTCGCTTCAGTACAACTTGTCGTTAAAAATGCAGGTAGCATGGAAGATGGTACGAATGAAGGTATTGCCAAGTTTTTAGCAGGAATGTTGGGTGAAGGCACCAAAGAGATGGGAGCAACGGCGTTTGCAGAAGAGCTTGAGTTTCGTGCTATTTCATTAGATGCTCATGCGGGTGTTGAAACAATGGTCTTTGAAGCTTCAGCACTTAAAGAACAGTTTCCCTATGCTTTGGAAATGATGAAAAAACTTCTCAAAAGTCCAAATTTTAGTAAAGAGAGCTTTGATAAAATCAAGCTTCTTACCCTTGGAATGCTCTCTAACAAAGAGAGTGATTTTGACTACATCGCCAATCTCAATCTTCAAAAACTCATTTTTGAAAACACCCCCTTTGCTCATGCGTACAGCGGTGATGTTAAAAGTATTAAGGCGCTCAAACTCAAAGATGTTGAAAACTTTTACAAAGAACGCATTAACCTAGAGAGCTTGATTATCGTTGCGGGTGGTGATATTGAACTGGACGAGCTTAAAAAAATGCTTTTACCCGTATTGGCTGAAATCAAGCATGGAAAACGAACGACGACACCATACTTTGATGCTAATAAAAATGCTAAAGAGCTGATTGTTCATAAAGAGAGTGAACAAGCTTACATTTACTTTGGAGCACCTTTTTATATGAAAAGTGGTGACCCTGAAACCTATAAAGCTAAAGTTGCAAGTTTCATCTTAGGTGAGAGTGGTTTTGGAAGTCGTTTAATGGAAGAGATACGTGTTAAACGTGGACTTGCGTATTCAAGCTACAGCCGAACCAGTGTAGGAAAATCAAGCAGTAGTTTTACAGGACACCTTCAAACCAAAAATGAGAACTTGGACGAGGCTAAAAAGCTTGTTGGCGAAGAGATTAAACGCTTTGTAGATCAAGGGGCAACGGAAGAAGAGTTAGCACAAGCGAAACGCTTTTTACTTGGTTCTGAGCCACTTCGCAATGAAACGCTCTCACAACGACTTTCTCGTGCTTTCTTTGAGTATTATAGTGGATTTGAGTTAGGGTATTCTAAAAAACAGCTTGAAAAAATTGAAAAGTTAA from Sulfurospirillum diekertiae includes:
- a CDS encoding M16 family metallopeptidase — protein: MSQEISQINVNGVEIPIVFEKDASLPLASVQLVVKNAGSMEDGTNEGIAKFLAGMLGEGTKEMGATAFAEELEFRAISLDAHAGVETMVFEASALKEQFPYALEMMKKLLKSPNFSKESFDKIKLLTLGMLSNKESDFDYIANLNLQKLIFENTPFAHAYSGDVKSIKALKLKDVENFYKERINLESLIIVAGGDIELDELKKMLLPVLAEIKHGKRTTTPYFDANKNAKELIVHKESEQAYIYFGAPFYMKSGDPETYKAKVASFILGESGFGSRLMEEIRVKRGLAYSSYSRTSVGKSSSSFTGHLQTKNENLDEAKKLVGEEIKRFVDQGATEEELAQAKRFLLGSEPLRNETLSQRLSRAFFEYYSGFELGYSKKQLEKIEKLSLEDLNSFIKKHDEITALSFSVVTKREKP